A stretch of the Alnus glutinosa chromosome 6, dhAlnGlut1.1, whole genome shotgun sequence genome encodes the following:
- the LOC133871072 gene encoding putative glycine-rich cell wall structural protein 1: MIMQPNISHFALFLLFLITATSIASDTVGSGGGGRNVESPQMSSVPNSAAGTPTGATGSGHGSNWDYRWGWGSGPGSGWGYGSGSGRSPNGFGKGFGYGSGSGSGSGSGSGFGYGSGSGGGAHGSGTGFGSGGSGGYENHSPPEPRDKRNHG, from the coding sequence ATGATAATGCAGCCCAATATTTCCCATTTCGctctcttccttctcttcttgATCACTGCAACTTCCATAGCATCCGACACAGTCGGTAGTGGCGGCGGTGGAAGAAACGTTGAATCTCCCCAAATGTCTTCTGTGCCTAACAGCGCGGCAGGGACCCCAACGGGTGCTACTGGCTCCGGCCATGGCTCTAACTGGGACTACCGATGGGGGTGGGGGTCGGGTCCTGGAAGCGGATGGGGTTATGGTTCAGGGTCTGGCCGGTCTCCCAATGGGTTTGGAAAGGGCTTTGGCTATGGTTCAGGTTCTGGCTCTGGCTCTGGCTCGGGCTCGGGGTTTGGCTACGGCTCTGGGAGTGGTGGTGGTGCTCATGGTTCTGGAACTGGTTTTGGAAGTGGCGGCTCGGGTGGCTACGAGAATCACTCACCGCCTGAGCCCAGGGACAAAAGGAACCATGGCTGA